The Oscarella lobularis chromosome 8, ooOscLobu1.1, whole genome shotgun sequence nucleotide sequence CCTCCCTTCGACATTcttaaaattttttagtaGATGACCTGTCGACTAGCAGAgaaaaccggtctattttTTGACTGGTATTTCCACGTACGGCAGTGATGGGCCGGGGGCTCGGGGGTTCTCCCGGATAGAACCCGGTTAGGACGTTAATTACTTCTCTACGTGCCTGGTGACGTCGATATTCAGCTTAATATATATCACAATGCTTCCCTGATTTTCTCCGCAATGTTTTCATGCGTGCAAGCAACGGAAGGGAAGAGAGGAGAATCcataaaaaaataatgtaCACCTTCAGCCCACGCTATCATCGTCACGAGAGAGCGAAATGGCTATATAACGGTGTACTAACCTCTTCGATCCTTACAAAGCGGGAGACTCGTGAGAGCATCTCGTGACGCTCACAGGACAGAACGAGCTAGCGCGCGCACGATCGAAGAGATTACGGCACAGGTATATAAAgcgtcgttcgttttcgctgTCCAAccattcgccgtcgtcgaacgcaaGCGATCGAGTCCGACTCGGACGCTGCTCGGAATCGACTAGAACAAGAGAGACGCTGCGCGCTCGCTCGTCCGACATAAAAAACACTTCCTCGGCATCATTTCACCATTTCGTCGAAtgaggcgacgacgcacgcAAGATCCAGTCAAGAAAAAGCCGTCGCACATGCAGTGGATCCGAAAAAAGTGGCACTCACTCATGTAAGGAAGGGAAAAAAAGGGGGGGAGGAACACGGCGTCACTAACAATCCACGCGCGCGCAGGGGTAAGGTATTCTCCGCCGAACTGGAGGTCAGCTGGGGTTCGGATACCCCCGGTTCATTGCCGGCGCGAAACCTCCGACTCGAGCCGCTCATGACGCAAGTCGTCGGCACGTACACGGGCCCCGACGAGGGTCTCGCCGCtaaaaacggcgtcgtcgtcgacatctCCAAACTCCGAAAGCCGATCGCCGGTTCGATGAATTGGACGCGCAAACACGAATTGGCGTACGGAATGGCCGTTTCCCTATACGATCATCCCCCGGGGCGCGAGCATCCGCAAGGTCatcccgtcgccgacgtcttcGGTGTCGCCGTCTATCCGAACAGTTGCGTCATCGCGCTCGCGGACGGCGTGAATTGGGGCGAAAAGGCGCGTCTCGCCGCGCGGTGCGCCGTTCGAGGCGCAATGGAACGCATACACAAGGACCTGTACGCGCCGCCGAACGCCCTACGTCACGCGACGTTGGACACGCACGTCGTAACGCGCGTCGTCCTGTCGgcgttcggcgacgcgcaGGACGCGATTATCAAGAGCgaggcgacgatgacgacactctgcgtcgccgtcgtatGTCGTCTGCTTCATTCGGATACGGGTTGGGCCGTCGTGACGGTGAACGTCGGCGACAGTTACGCTTATATCTATAGTCCGACGACGGGGCGCGTGCGAGAAGTCACCGTCGGATCGCATCCGGAAGAGCGTGACATGCGCGATTCGGGAGGCGTGCTCGGTCCCGCCGACGGACTTCATCCGGATTTGTCGAATTTGACGTGTTCCGTGACGACGATATCGACGGGCGACGTCGTGTTTTTGCTCAGCGACGGCGTGACGGATAATTTCGATCCGGTCGTCCTGCGCaagtcgacgacggagaaggagaagcgcGCCTGGCGACATCTCGACATGCCCGAGCCGGATCTGCCGATTTGGACGCGCGAGGAACGCGAATCGTTTCAGTGTCGGAAGATGGAGGATGCGCTGCGACAGCCGACGTTGACTGGGCAGCGGCGCACGGCGCGCGAGGTGTGCGCCGCGCTCATTGGGTATTCGACGGAGAgaacgaacgatcgacggcgattgcTCGAGGAGCCCGACAATCAAACCGATTTGTGGCcgccgaagaagcgacgagagAGGATGGACGAATTGGAACGGGTTTTGAAGCGGATGAGCGGTAAATTGGATCACGCTGCCGCCGTGGCATATACGGCGAGAGAGATTCCCCTAACGGCGGTCGAAAGAAGGGCCCACGTAGATGCCCAACTGTATGACGATTTGGCTAATTTCTGATATGAATTACGCTGACTCTGGCCCCTCCTTCTAGATGAAAAAAGTTGGACTAACGACTCCCCCGAACTACCCGTTTCTTGTCAgtttttttccccctttTCTCTAATGAATAGGCTTTTTTGTGTTATAAAAGATAACGGCGTATTGAATCTTATGCAAACTTACTAATGGACTTCAGTAAAATACGTTGAAAAGAGTTCTTCTTCCGTATTGATATCGCGAAGAGCAAGCAGGGCGACCAGTCGCACGGGTCTTTAGTTAGAATTTTGGTGTTAGCTTTTTGATACGTGCGTGTGTACTGTTTACCTCTTTGAAGCTGTGTCCGGGCTGTTGAAAACGTTCGGCACGTATTTCATCAGATGCGAGGGGAAGTCCGCGGAGAGATCCACCTCTTGGTAAACTACATTAGCTAGTCTATCTACGGAAAAAATGAGACACACAAAACCAAATTCTCCTTAGAGATGACTATGACCTTTAGGCTGATTATTCACGTATTGGCCAATGGCAAGAGGGACTCTAGGATGTGGCGTCAACCACGTTGTGTCACACGCCGCGTGAGAACCGAGTCGATCTCTCGCGGCGCACGACCTAaagcgaaaaatcaaaatcaaaactcGTGACATTCAGAAAGTGACAACAAAGCGCGTGACATGGACCCGGCCGTGAGAAACGAAATTACTCGTGAGCAAAAAATCCCCCCCTTCTATAAAGTGAGATAAAGGTCACAAGTCCTCACACAATGAGATACAGTAAATGATCTCCAAAACGGGAACTAGACTGTATGAGTACTAAGCCAAATGTAATTGACTCTATTTCTACGTGTTCTTACAGGTAGATCCTCCTTGATATACCCCTGTCTTTTCCGTCGACCAGAAGCCCGTCGACGCAACGCAATACAAACGCGTTACCAATCGAAGGAAACAGAACCGGCTCGTCGGGTTCGTAGAGCGTTCCTGGATagagcgacgcgacggcgccgcGAGAGACTTTTCCCTCCGCAACGAAAACGCCGCGACCGGCATCGGCGATCGTGCTcggtcgtcgctcgacgacgaatcctAGGATTCGCTTCATCGTCGATTGAGAGCTCGAGTTCGGATTGGCGTGCAACGCTTCGAAAAGACGTCGCAGGGACTCGGCTATTGCGTCTGGAGACGCTGGAACGTCGATTGGCTTCGTTTTTTGCTTTACTCTGTTGAATGCGATGCCTATTGGACGGTGCGCGCATATTTCTTCGAGAATACCTGCTCTTCCACGTCCAGAGAATCCACGGAGTGAACCGATGACGATAGTTTTGCCACCATTTTGACATGACATCGCCCGGATGCGTTCCCCGTACAGAAAACGCCCGATTCAGTCTTCCTCGATTGGAAAACGTGAATCAGGGGCAAAGATAAGAGTCGAACTCAAACCATTTTTGTGACCAAACTAAAGCGAAACAGCGCGTAAAACAATGGCTATCAACTTCTCTACCACACCCACGCATCGTGaagaatcttttttttctctctcagaaatacaaaaaaaatacgCACGCCTAGGACTAGGACTGTCGACCGGCAACAGATGAAAGTTGATCGCGAATTTTTCCCAAGCCGTCCAACATCGTGTCGAGAGTTTCCTTGGTGAACTCAATGTTGACGTTTTCGATAGACGGAATTTGATCGACTCGCTCAGCTTGCTTCTGGACTTTCATTTGAACAATGCACGTCGGCACGGACATGCGTGCCATGGAGTCCGCCGATGACTTGATGTCAACGCGCCAATCGAAGTCTTGAAGTTGCGGAAGGGAAACTGTACAAAGAGAGATGAGAAACTCTTATTATGTAAATGGCATCGTCTCACCTTGAGTCTTTATAGCCCTGTCACTCCATCCAGATACATTATCGGCTAGTATTTTGGATATGAGTTCCCTGAGATTCTTGTGAAATGAGTCTATAAGAGAAGCATAAAACTTTTTATTGATACTAGCAAATAATATCCTCTATTTACCTGGAAATAATGCGAATATTGCACGTGGTTCGGAAATGCTGTTGTACAGACAGTGATTGATTATAAGTGCAAGAGCTTTAATAAGCTAttgagaaaataaaattgctATCTTGTGAGACTAGTATTATTTTCCGCAACTTCTGCAACGTGAACTTGCTCAACGTCAAAATCTTCAGCCACAGAAGCAATGAGAACGTTTGGAAATTCTAGgataataaatcaattacGCAAATATAGCTCGAATTTGCTTTGAGGCCTCACTCGTTTCGTTCCGGTGCTGAAACGCTTCCTGAAAGAGGCTCAAGACAGCCTCCTTCGATTTCGCCTGCGCAAATAACACACGTCAAATCGCGACCGAGCTATCTGGAACACGAACGCGCCTTGAGAAGAAGATTTAGAGGAGCTAAGCTGTCGGCGTCCATGAGTCGATTGTCCCGGCTGCGTAGCGTGCGTGTAGACCTCTTTCAAGAGCTCCGACGGGCCGATTAGCGTCCGAATCAGTGACCTGCTCAATGTCTGAGCACTATTACAAAGTCTTCGAAGCAACGGTGCGCGGTGACGACCTGTGCCTGGCGCGAATTCGCGCGAATCGGGGCCGACAAGTGTTTCGCTGGCCAGACGGCACGAAACAGACGGCACTCGAAATCGCCTGTCGCCACGGCTACAAAGATTGCCTGCGAATTCTCCTCGAATCGCATCCGATATCCGAAATGAAATCGGAATCGAAAAACGATGCCGTCGTCAAGGCAATCGAATTCTGTTGCGCGGCAGGTCGCGCCGAGTGTCTCGAGATCCTCTTGAACGCCGGCGCCAATCCGGACGTTATTCTATCCGGCGACGCAAAAGGCGGTCCACTGCACGTGGTCGCAAGTCGAGGCCACGTGAACTGCTGCGGCATACTTCTCCGTCATTCGGCGACCGTCGATCTGCGCACGACGAACGGCGCCACGCCGTTGCATCGGGCCGCGCAGCATCTGCGGCTCGCCGTCATTCGGCTGCTTATTGCGTGCGGCGCCAATCCGGCGGCTCAGACCAAGGATGCGGTGTCGCCGCTTCACTTGGTCTCGCTTGGCCGCGGGGGTTTCTCGCCCGGCAATCATCCCGTCGCTTGTATGTCGATTTTGCTTGCCTGTTCGAGCGTTGATGTTAATGCTATGACGTCGAATGGCTTTTGTCCGCTTCATTTTGCGTGCATTGGTGACAACGTGGCGGGCGCTCACATGTTATTAGACTTTGGCGCAAACTGTCGGAGAAAATCGGAGAAAGACTCAAAACTTCCCATTCAGTACATAGAAGATATTAAtaatgaagaggaggaggaggaggaggaggaggaggaggacgctGAGAATGTTGTCAAGGCAATGCTAATAAAGGGGCTAAGAGCGCGACTTGAGGCAGAATATAAAGGTGCTTTTTCCTCTCACAGCCCAATTAGTAGTCGTTTGCATTCTAAGAAAAATGGTTATAGTATAAATCTCACCTTTGGGTCTCTTTGTTTTTGCTTAGGTTGTGTGCGGccgctttttctcctttgtaAGGTGTATGTGAAGAGGATGTTGGGATTTCGATGGCAGGAAAAATTGGACGACTTAGACGTGCCAACGAACGTCAAGCGTGCACTCAAACGAACGTAATCTTCCTATTTTTGCATCGTCTCGTATTTAACACAACGTAAAATTTGACAAATAGAccgtcaattttttcagtcTCCCGACTCTTCCCCCCCTTCTTCAGCTTTGCAGGGAAGAAGTGCCTTCCTCTAGCGCGTATTCAGAGACGCTGCTATCAGCAACATCTGACAACGCTAACTCTCCTTCGTTATCCCGAAACGAGACAACCAACTTGAAATCGTTGCGACTGCTATTACTTAGAGCACTGTAGGCGGCAGAATGTATCTCCATTTCCGAGTGCGACGGCTGACTTTCGGCCGACTCGTAAGATACAAACGCCGCATCAGCGTTCTCCTCGCCGTCCCCATAAACGTACGCCGCTCCCGTCACGCCGTCCGTCGTCAACGCCGCCAAATCCTCGAGGGGCAATTctctgtcgtcgtcatcgtcttcttcttcgtcgttgccgccgctTGTTCCTTGTCCCTCAAGATCGGCCATTCGTTCTTGATGGCTCGGCGTTTCGTTGTGCCTCTGCAGGTGCTGGCGACGCGAGAACCACACGCCGCACTCGTGGCAAGCAAATGGACTGCGTTTCTCGTGCACCAGAACGTGCATCTTGTAACTGTACTCATTGCCAAACAAGCAATTGCATTGCTCGCACttccgacgacgccgttcctGTCCTTTTCCCTTCGGCAACCCCTCGGCGACATCctgcgacgttttcttcttctttgacgaCGATCCCTCGTCAACACTCTTATCCGTTTTAGCAGCCCCCTTCGCTTCCTCCGCCTTGCGTTGATGCGAGATCGATAGGAGGTGACCTTTCAAGTGATCAGCCCGGCTGAAATGCTTGTCACAGAGCTTGCACTCGTACGGAGACTTGCCCTCGTGGCACAGACAATGAATGCGGAAGTTTTTCGCCGACGTGAAGATGCGATTGCAGGTCGGACAAGCCTGCGAGCcaaacgcttttttcttctttggcttTTGAGAGGGAggagtcgtcttcgtcttgacctctttctccctttcccgCTTCAAGACGTCTCGCcacgttttcaatttctctttttcgagTTCATTTTCCCGGACGTGAACCTTCAAGTGACGTCGTACTTTGGACGGCGACACGAAACCTCCTCCACAGAACGGACAGCAACGCTTTGAGCCACGTTTTTTGAACTCAAGTTCGCCGGACAGGGCTTTGGCGAGCTTCgcctcgtcgatcgtcgttgtcgggACGGGCTCTTTTCGTCTCGGAGCTTCCCCCCCTGCGTCGGGTCCTGCgagctttcgttttcgtcctCCTTTCAAGGAATCGCTTGCTTCCTTGTTTTCTGTTCCCTGACGATCGATTTGCTTTGGCTGAGTCGCTGGCGTCGCTGTTACCGCTGATGCAGCTGCCGTTATCGAGCGCGTGTTGTGCAGAACCATTGGCGGCGCGGCCGCCGGCGCGGCTTTGGGAGCCGGGCGACAGGAATCACATGAAAGAGGCACGGGAAAGTTTCGATGACAGGTTTGGCATTCTAGGAACGGATTGCCGCAGCACGCGGTCATCGCGCTCACCCAACCCAAGGAGACTTCTAGAATCAGATACGGGACTTCCTTAGATTTTTTTGCACAGTGATTTGCCGCGGCTTACTGGAGCAACAATGCAGAAATGCAATGGTATTCTACCTATATTTATCTATGTGCGCatttacaaaaaaaaacaataaaaaaaaaacttgCGTTGACCGGGAATCGAACCCGGGTCTCCCGCGTGGCAGGCGAGAATTATACCACTAAACCACCAACGCTTGTTGAAGAGAAGTGTTCTTGTCTTAGTATTTATACACACATAGGTCTTTGCTTGTAGCTGATACAGCAGATAAACATTGAATCTCTGCGGCTAAAAATGTTACGTCACGGATTCTAGCTGCTAGATCCATGCACACAATTATGCAAAATTTTACGTcattcgttttcgttgtACCTGCGTTGCAAACCCGTATTACCCGAACCGCATTGACGCAGACTGGCCAAACTCACGGCTACTCAAGAAGACTCTCGGCTACTCAAAAAATGCTATCTGCTCTCCGCCGAGCCGCTGGTGCATCACTCCGCCTTCAAGTGGTCGCTCGCGCGATAACGAGTCGGACGATGACTGGTGATTTCACGTGGCGAGACGGCGGAACAccgttcgtcgaacgccACGTTGGACCGTCGCAGagagacgtcgaagaaatgcttCGGCAGTGCAAAGTCAAGGCAAGAGTGTTTCGTagataaaaaaaagattagGACGCCCGAGGGAAAAGGAGGGGGAGAAGGAAATCATTGCCTCGTTTTTTGCAGACAATAGACGAATTGATCGAACAGTCTGTGCCTGCTGACATTCGCTTAGTCAGTGAGATTGACTTGGAGGAACCATAcagtaagaaaaatcaaagaaaccAGTTCTTCGCTCCTACGCCCCCTACCGGATGTTCGAATGAATACCCTAATTGCATAAGTAaacgccgccgttttcgacTCTCCGATGATGCAGAAACACGAAACGGCTTCTCAGAAGCatggaatgacgtcagatcaGTATAAAGTGCTCTTGGTATCACGTGGTTACCGGTAGTTGTAGGTGATGTTATCACTGCATGCCTACGTATGCCAACTCCATAACTGAACTAATCAAGACATGGTCtcttttatttctaattaattatttaaggCGAGTCGACCTTGCTGGCTCGGGCCAAAGAGCTTGCCGACCAGAATTCTTTGCATCGGTCTTACATTGGAATGGGCTACTACAACTGTTTGACTCCCATGGTAATTCAACGGAATATTATTGAAAACGCTGGCTGgtattttcaaaaaagactCACTCattcaaattaattagagCCGTTTTTTCGAATCTAGGCTGACTTCGTACACTCCCTATCAGGCGGAAATCGCCCAAGGACGTCTCGAGTC carries:
- the LOC136190776 gene encoding uncharacterized protein, with the translated sequence MTACCGNPFLECQTCHRNFPVPLSCDSCRPAPKAAPAAAPPMVLHNTRSITAAASAVTATPATQPKQIDRQGTENKEASDSLKGGRKRKLAGPDAGGEAPRRKEPVPTTTIDEAKLAKALSGELEFKKRGSKRCCPFCGGGFVSPSKVRRHLKVHVRENELEKEKLKTWRDVLKREREKEVKTKTTPPSQKPKKKKAFGSQACPTCNRIFTSAKNFRIHCLCHEGKSPYECKLCDKHFSRADHLKGHLLSISHQRKAEEAKGAAKTDKSVDEGSSSKKKKTSQDVAEGLPKGKGQERRRRKCEQCNCLFGNEYSYKMHVLVHEKRSPFACHECGVWFSRRQHLQRHNETPSHQERMADLEGQGTSGGNDEEEDDDDDRELPLEDLAALTTDGVTGAAYVYGDGEENADAAFVSYESAESQPSHSEMEIHSAAYSALSNSSRNDFKLVVSFRDNEGELALSDVADSSVSEYALEEGTSSLQS
- the LOC136190780 gene encoding COMM domain-containing protein 9-like, which produces MDADSLAPLNLLLKAKSKEAVLSLFQEAFQHRNETKFPNVLIASVAEDFDVEQVHVAELIKALALIINHCLYNSISEPRAIFALFPDSFHKNLRELISKILADNVSGWSDRAIKTQVSLPQLQDFDWRVDIKSSADSMARMSVPTCIVQMKVQKQAERVDQIPSIENVNIEFTKETLDTMLDGLGKIRDQLSSVAGRQS
- the LOC136190781 gene encoding SET domain-containing protein 9-like; this translates as MKRILGFVVERRPSTIADAGRGVFVAEGKVSRGAVASLYPGTLYEPDEPVLFPSIGNAFVLRCVDGLLVDGKDRGISRRIYLSCAARDRLGSHAACDTTWLTPHPRVPLAIGQYVNNQPKDRLANVVYQEVDLSADFPSHLMKYVPNVFNSPDTASKRPVRLVALLALRDINTEEELFSTYFTEVH
- the LOC136190777 gene encoding PP2C-like domain-containing protein CG9801 isoform X1, with amino-acid sequence MRRRRTQDPVKKKPSHMQWIRKKWHSLMGKVFSAELEVSWGSDTPGSLPARNLRLEPLMTQVVGTYTGPDEGLAAKNGVVVDISKLRKPIAGSMNWTRKHELAYGMAVSLYDHPPGREHPQGHPVADVFGVAVYPNSCVIALADGVNWGEKARLAARCAVRGAMERIHKDLYAPPNALRHATLDTHVVTRVVLSAFGDAQDAIIKSEATMTTLCVAVVCRLLHSDTGWAVVTVNVGDSYAYIYSPTTGRVREVTVGSHPEERDMRDSGGVLGPADGLHPDLSNLTCSVTTISTGDVVFLLSDGVTDNFDPVVLRKSTTEKEKRAWRHLDMPEPDLPIWTREERESFQCRKMEDALRQPTLTGQRRTAREVCAALIGYSTERTNDRRRLLEEPDNQTDLWPPKKRRERMDELERVLKRMSGKLDHAAAVAYTAREIPLTAVERRAHVDAQLYDDLANF
- the LOC136190777 gene encoding PP2C-like domain-containing protein CG9801 isoform X2, which codes for MRRRRTQDPVKKKPSHMQWIRKKWHSLMGKVFSAELEVSWGSDTPGSLPARNLRLEPLMTQVVGTYTGPDEGLAAKNGVVVDISKLRKPIAGSMNWTRKHELAYGMAVSLYDHPPGREHPQGHPVADVFGVAVYPNSCVIALADGVNWGEKARLAARCAVRGAMERIHKDLYAPPNALRHATLDTHVVTRVVLSAFGDAQDAIIKSEATMTTLCVAVVCRLLHSDTGWAVVTVNVGDSYAYIYSPTTGRVREVTVGSHPEERDMRDSGGVLGPADGLHPDLSNLTCSVTTISTGDVVFLLSDGVTDNFDPVVLRKSTTEKEKRAWRHLDMPEPDLPIWTREERESFQCRKMEDALRQPTLTGQRRTAREVCAALIGYSTERTNDRRRLLEEPDNQTDLWPPKKRRERMDELERVLKRMSGKLDHAAAVAYTAREIPLTAVERRAHVDAQL